Proteins encoded by one window of Fischerella sp. PCC 9605:
- the argJ gene encoding bifunctional ornithine acetyltransferase/N-acetylglutamate synthase: MADWQEITGGVTAPRGYRAAGITAGLKPSGLPDLALILSDVEAIAAGVFTTSHVRAACVDYCRQRLQAKHSARAILCNAGQANAATGEQGWLDALESAMAVAHALNIPSESVLLASTGVIGQRIPMDKLKAGIPQLVAALSETGSDAAASAIITTDLVTKSIALETTIGDRPVRIGGIAKGSGMIHPNMATMLAFVTCDAAVSPHLWQQMLSRAADRSFNSITVDGDTSTNDSLIGLANGESRTPAIMETGHEAEKLEAMLTAVCQHLAKAIARDGEGATCLIEVQVTGAHDEQAARQVAKTIAGSSLVKSAIFGRDPNWGRIAAAAGRAGVLFEQENLRIQLGNFLMMENGQPLAFDRKAASEYLKKTAADSSLPHDAIATNMSNDLSVDRSTVQKQRVDNPVIISVSIGNGHGSGKAWGCDLSYDYVKINAEYTT, from the coding sequence ATGGCAGACTGGCAGGAAATTACTGGTGGTGTGACAGCACCAAGAGGGTATCGGGCGGCTGGAATTACGGCTGGATTGAAACCTTCGGGATTGCCGGATTTGGCATTGATATTATCAGATGTGGAAGCGATCGCAGCAGGAGTATTCACAACCAGCCATGTGAGAGCAGCGTGCGTGGATTATTGCCGCCAACGCTTACAAGCTAAGCATAGTGCCCGTGCCATTCTCTGCAATGCTGGACAGGCAAATGCTGCTACGGGTGAGCAGGGCTGGTTAGATGCGCTAGAATCTGCTATGGCAGTAGCCCACGCACTTAACATTCCGTCAGAATCTGTGCTACTCGCTTCGACTGGGGTAATTGGGCAGCGCATACCAATGGATAAGCTGAAAGCAGGAATTCCCCAACTAGTAGCAGCACTATCAGAAACTGGCTCTGATGCCGCCGCAAGTGCAATTATTACTACAGACTTAGTGACAAAATCTATCGCGCTAGAAACAACAATAGGCGATCGCCCGGTGCGAATCGGCGGAATTGCCAAAGGTTCTGGGATGATTCATCCCAACATGGCAACGATGCTAGCATTTGTCACCTGTGATGCAGCAGTTTCGCCCCATCTTTGGCAGCAGATGTTAAGCAGGGCAGCTGATAGAAGCTTTAATTCTATTACCGTTGATGGCGATACCAGTACCAACGATAGCTTAATTGGCCTTGCCAACGGTGAATCCCGTACCCCTGCAATTATGGAAACGGGACACGAAGCGGAAAAATTAGAGGCAATGCTAACAGCAGTTTGCCAGCATTTGGCAAAAGCGATCGCTCGTGACGGCGAAGGTGCAACTTGTTTAATTGAAGTGCAAGTAACTGGCGCACACGATGAACAAGCAGCCCGCCAAGTTGCCAAAACCATAGCAGGTTCTTCTCTGGTCAAATCTGCAATCTTTGGACGCGATCCCAACTGGGGACGCATCGCCGCCGCCGCCGGACGTGCAGGTGTGTTGTTTGAACAAGAAAACTTGAGGATTCAGCTAGGGAATTTCTTGATGATGGAGAATGGTCAACCCTTAGCTTTTGATCGTAAAGCAGCAAGTGAATATCTGAAAAAAACAGCAGCGGATTCTTCTTTGCCACATGATGCGATCGCCACGAATATGAGCAACGATCTATCCGTGGATCGCAGCACTGTTCAGAAGCAGCGGGTAGACAATCCAGTGATAATCTCGGTTAGTATTGGCAATGGTCATGGTTCCGGCAAAGCTTGGGGTTGTGACTTGAGTTATGACTATGTCAAGATTAATGCCGAGTATACGACTTAA
- a CDS encoding pirin family protein: MTTQTQTMRTVAGIINSVQTLEGEGMLVRRPFPKSTFSDFDPFLLLDELGPVDVEPGQAKGAPDHPHRGFETVSYILEGYLEHKDSQGHAGKLGPGDVQWMTAGAGVVHSEMPEREFARTGGRLHGLQLWVNLPRRDKMIEPRYQEIPAQRIPTAQTPDGSVTVKVIAGEALGAKAVIETQTPIMYLHFKLQPGARIVQPVPKEYNAFTYVLDGEGWFGVDNEHVGDGQMVIFAQDGEEVAIANPLDAKSPLDVLLIAGVPLNEPVVRYGPFVMNTEAEIIQAIEDYRNGRMGYIDF, from the coding sequence ATGACGACTCAAACACAAACGATGCGAACAGTTGCAGGAATCATCAACAGTGTGCAAACACTAGAGGGTGAAGGCATGTTGGTTCGTCGCCCATTTCCCAAGAGCACCTTTTCAGACTTCGACCCTTTCCTCCTCCTTGATGAATTAGGCCCTGTTGATGTTGAACCAGGTCAGGCGAAGGGAGCACCAGATCATCCTCACAGGGGCTTTGAGACGGTATCTTATATCCTTGAGGGGTATCTTGAGCACAAAGATTCGCAAGGACATGCGGGAAAGCTTGGCCCCGGTGATGTGCAGTGGATGACCGCAGGAGCAGGTGTTGTCCATTCAGAAATGCCAGAACGGGAATTTGCTCGTACAGGCGGACGGCTTCATGGACTTCAGCTATGGGTGAACCTACCCCGTCGCGACAAGATGATCGAGCCTCGCTATCAGGAAATCCCGGCTCAAAGAATCCCAACTGCTCAAACTCCTGATGGTTCGGTAACTGTGAAAGTAATTGCTGGAGAAGCGCTAGGAGCAAAAGCTGTAATTGAAACACAAACTCCGATTATGTACCTGCACTTCAAGCTGCAACCAGGTGCTAGGATAGTTCAGCCTGTACCAAAAGAATATAACGCCTTTACATATGTGCTTGATGGAGAAGGCTGGTTTGGTGTAGATAATGAGCATGTGGGAGATGGGCAGATGGTAATATTTGCACAAGATGGTGAGGAAGTGGCGATCGCCAATCCATTAGATGCGAAATCACCCTTGGATGTGCTGCTCATCGCTGGCGTACCACTCAACGAACCAGTTGTTCGCTACGGTCCATTCGTGATGAATACCGAAGCAGAAATTATTCAAGCCATAGAAGATTATCGTAACGGGAGGATGGGTTACATTGACTTCTAA
- a CDS encoding PadR family transcriptional regulator, with amino-acid sequence MSLAHAILGLLQQEERTGYDLKISCFDRCIAHLWPADQAQIYRTLDKLVEQGWITCTVEIQHDRPNRKVYSLTEAGKAELIRWLQCPQPLPTIREPLLMQLFFAAQLPNEAIIQLLEQQLAAHIEKLTECEKIELPALGDRCASREQMMQRLVLELAIRREQTYIDWLKTAINVIRDVDI; translated from the coding sequence ATGTCGCTAGCACATGCAATTTTGGGTCTTCTTCAGCAAGAAGAAAGGACGGGCTATGACCTAAAAATAAGCTGCTTTGATCGATGTATTGCTCACTTGTGGCCAGCCGATCAGGCACAGATTTACAGAACCCTCGATAAACTAGTTGAGCAGGGTTGGATTACTTGTACCGTTGAGATTCAGCACGATCGCCCTAATCGCAAGGTTTACAGTCTGACTGAAGCAGGAAAAGCCGAATTAATCCGTTGGCTTCAATGTCCTCAGCCTTTGCCAACGATACGAGAACCGTTGCTCATGCAGTTATTTTTCGCAGCACAGTTACCTAATGAAGCCATCATTCAACTGCTAGAACAGCAGTTAGCTGCACATATTGAAAAGCTGACTGAGTGCGAAAAGATTGAGTTACCAGCACTCGGCGATCGCTGTGCGAGTCGTGAGCAGATGATGCAAAGACTCGTACTAGAATTGGCGATCCGCAGAGAACAAACTTACATTGATTGGCTAAAGACAGCTATTAATGTCATTCGCGATGTTGACATTTAA
- a CDS encoding ArsR/SmtB family transcription factor, protein MSRPAASADVFVAIADPTRRAILDLLRTGEQPVKQLAEPFAMSLPAISQHLQVLCEAGLVQMRKAGRQRLYRLNPEPLKQISNWIADYEQFWQEKLDALGNYLEENSCSET, encoded by the coding sequence ATGAGTAGACCTGCTGCCAGTGCCGATGTTTTTGTGGCGATCGCAGATCCCACACGCAGGGCGATATTGGATCTGTTACGTACTGGTGAGCAACCAGTCAAACAACTAGCTGAGCCATTTGCCATGAGCTTGCCAGCTATTTCTCAGCACTTACAGGTTCTTTGTGAAGCAGGCTTAGTACAAATGCGAAAAGCAGGGCGACAGCGCCTGTATCGATTGAACCCGGAGCCACTGAAGCAGATATCTAATTGGATTGCTGATTACGAGCAATTCTGGCAAGAAAAACTAGATGCCCTTGGCAATTACTTGGAGGAAAATTCATGCTCCGAAACTTGA
- a CDS encoding SRPBCC family protein, whose product MLRNLNIEAFYPYPPQRVWQILTNRQALAAWLMENDFEPRLGHKFRFVHSTLPGLGENIDCEVIELDEPKRLAFTWQDSMMCQPSIVIWTLKPVDGGTKLQLEHKGLRHKVETLPATALHQSRNLSQPWQGKFMYESSTVTQTLAPSDRNTIFPSIPSGKYETLDSLILSSFLNGGWEYKLNEKLPKILVPN is encoded by the coding sequence ATGCTCCGAAACTTGAATATAGAAGCATTCTATCCCTATCCCCCCCAGCGGGTTTGGCAGATACTCACCAACCGTCAGGCGTTGGCAGCATGGCTAATGGAAAACGACTTTGAGCCGCGTTTGGGGCATAAATTCCGATTTGTGCATTCAACATTGCCAGGGCTAGGAGAAAATATAGACTGTGAAGTGATTGAACTCGACGAGCCAAAACGGCTTGCCTTCACTTGGCAAGACAGTATGATGTGCCAGCCTTCAATTGTTATCTGGACGCTTAAACCTGTAGATGGCGGTACTAAACTTCAACTTGAACATAAAGGATTGAGGCACAAAGTAGAAACATTGCCTGCAACAGCTCTACATCAATCAAGAAACCTTTCCCAACCGTGGCAAGGTAAATTCATGTATGAGTCTTCAACGGTAACGCAGACACTAGCACCGAGCGATCGCAACACTATATTCCCCTCAATACCCAGCGGCAAGTATGAGACATTAGATAGCCTCATTCTCAGTTCTTTTCTGAATGGTGGATGGGAATACAAACTCAATGAAAAACTGCCAAAAATTTTAGTACCAAATTAA
- a CDS encoding nucleotidyltransferase domain-containing protein, with the protein MNDASKQLLALAQNNAATYLANPKVKAIGVGGSVARGQADAYSDIDMMICYEELPSDEELKAAYEQNKGSDYRIHASDREDGLIIDQYFVRGVKSDFGHHTIKFGECNIETLLKQCDPDNIMLYMLAGISEMIPLHGAELIKTWKAKVANYPDQLAQAIVKKHLHFRGLWILQNYGVQREDVLFLTDELLQAVKNLMGVLLGLNRFYHPVNSVPFKGMDKFINKMTIAPPNLSFRLKQIFLESPETAVSHLGELIEETFALVEKHMPEVDTTEAWQHYKLWSDKF; encoded by the coding sequence ATGAACGACGCCAGTAAACAATTGCTTGCCTTGGCGCAAAACAACGCAGCTACATACTTAGCTAATCCAAAAGTGAAAGCAATAGGAGTTGGTGGTTCTGTTGCTCGCGGACAAGCCGATGCTTACTCAGACATCGACATGATGATTTGTTACGAAGAATTACCCTCTGACGAAGAACTCAAGGCAGCATATGAACAGAATAAAGGGTCAGACTATAGAATCCATGCTAGCGATCGCGAAGATGGGTTGATTATCGATCAATACTTTGTCCGGGGGGTCAAAAGTGATTTTGGCCACCATACCATCAAATTTGGTGAGTGCAACATTGAAACCCTCCTAAAGCAATGCGATCCGGACAATATCATGCTGTACATGCTGGCTGGTATCTCTGAAATGATTCCATTGCATGGTGCTGAACTGATTAAAACATGGAAGGCTAAAGTAGCAAATTATCCCGACCAATTAGCCCAAGCAATTGTGAAAAAGCACCTGCATTTTCGCGGATTATGGATTTTACAAAATTACGGTGTTCAACGGGAAGATGTGCTGTTTTTAACAGATGAATTATTGCAAGCAGTGAAGAACCTCATGGGAGTACTGTTGGGCTTAAATCGCTTCTACCATCCCGTAAATTCCGTGCCATTTAAAGGCATGGATAAATTCATCAATAAGATGACAATTGCTCCACCTAACCTTTCATTTCGTCTCAAGCAGATTTTTCTTGAGTCTCCTGAAACTGCTGTTAGTCACTTAGGTGAACTAATTGAAGAAACATTTGCTTTGGTAGAAAAGCATATGCCAGAGGTGGATACAACAGAAGCTTGGCAACATTACAAACTGTGGTCAGACAAATTTTAA